One part of the Kryptolebias marmoratus isolate JLee-2015 linkage group LG13, ASM164957v2, whole genome shotgun sequence genome encodes these proteins:
- the kcnj15 gene encoding ATP-sensitive inward rectifier potassium channel 15, whose product MAHRKSAVQRRIVSKDGHNNVQIDNVEGMVKMYLHDIWTTVVDMKWRYKLTLFASTFIMTWFVFGVFFYFIGMGNGDYEAGLNSTHTPCVQNVETLTGAFLFSLESQTTIGYGFRYISEECPLAIFTLVAQLVITGLAEIFVTGAFLAKLARPKKRAETIKFSQLAVVCRHRGKLCLMVRVANMRKSLLIQCQLTGKLFHANVTEEGEKTQIHQSAVDFYMDSSKECPFLILPLTFYHVIDERSPLAGLTAVTLLNRDFELLITLNATMESTAATCQSRTSYVPQEIVWGYEFKPVLFSSAGGRYVVDFNFFDKVQVSNDAALQGSKTEKLKLEEA is encoded by the coding sequence ATGGCCCACAGGAAGTCCGCGGTCCAGCGGCGGATCGTGTCCAAGGACGGACACAACAACGTTCAGATCGACAACGTGGAGGGCATGGTCAAGATGTACCTGCACGACATCTGGACCACCGTGGTGGACATGAAGTGGCGCTACAAGCTCACCCTGTTCGCCTCCACCTTCATCATGACCTGGTTCGTCTTCGGGGTCTTCTTCTATTTCATCGGGATGGGGAACGGGGACTACGAGGCGGGGCTGAACTCCACCCACACGCCCTGCGTGCAGAACGTGGAGACGCTCACGGGGGCCTTCCTGTTCTCCCTGGAGTCGCAGACCACCATCGGTTACGGCTTCCGTTACATCTCTGAGGAGTGCCCTCTGGCCATCTTCACGCTGGTGGCGCAGCTCGTCATCACCGGCCTGGCCGAGATATTCGTCACGGGCGCCTTTCTGGCCAAACTGGCTCGGCCCAAGAAGCGAGCGGAAACCATCAAGTTCAGCCAGCTGGCGGTGGTCTGCCGGCACCGAGGCAAGCTGTGTTTGATGGTGAGGGTGGCCAACATGAGGAAGAGTCTCCTGATCCAGTGCCAGCTGACCGGGAAGCTGTTTCACGCCAACGTGACGGAGGAAGGGGAGAAGACCCAAATCCACCAGAGCGCCGTCGACTTCTACATGGACTCCAGCAAAGAATGCCCCTTCCTCATCCTCCCACTCACCTTCTACCACGTCATCGATGAGCGCAGCCCGCTGGCGGGGCTGACCGCGGTCACGCTGCTCAACCGAGACTTCGAGCTGCTCATTACGCTCAACGCCACCATGGAGTCCACCGCCGCCACGTGTCAGAGCCGCACCTCCTACGTCCCCCAGGAGATCGTGTGGGGTTACGAGTTCAAGCCGGTGCTGTTCAGCAGCGCCGGCGGGCGCTACGTGGTCGATTTCAACTTCTTTGACAAAGTGCAAGTGAGCAACGACGCAGCCCTGCAGGGCAGCAAGACGGAGAAGCTCAAACTGGAGGAAGCCTGA
- the smg8 gene encoding protein SMG8, giving the protein MKEANMSLPVSVGALLQAEPREDAAFRDDGLCVVGIFGKSNTQPGPMKESLINAMVDKHVFSLFDGAEDDDDATDSHIQALYNQENRVLYLLLSSVSDSRQLLRACRSLSAGVSHSDAHDFWKGLDRQHCLHLLYMFSVCHVLLLVHPSQTFDVTYDRLFRALDALRQKVLPLIRAAIKDCPVSKEWKLNCRPCPPRLLFVFQMNASLKVSTNGSESGGNPDKPKKHSPRRRLQHALEDQIYRIFRKSRVLTNQSSNCLFTVPANQAFVYVVPAADKDPVSTLLGQLRSNCILSEQEIPAPVTGPRRYQQMRRSARQPSCSGDLIGSMGGSQLVDCSLKEFLWQHVELVLTKKGFDDSVGRNPQPSHFELPTYNKWVQVASKLFQVLITNTDEELAELAAKVQGQVKVLDGFLDADTKFSENRCQKALPLAHSAYQSNLPHNYTTTVHKNQLAQALQVYSQHARGVAFQRYALQLHEDCYKFWSNGHQLCEERSLTDQHCVHKFHLLPQPGEKPDLDHNPPVMNHNSRGRSTSSCNCGRKQAPREDPFDIQAANYDFYQMLEEKCCGKLERIEFPVFQPSTPDPAPASNQTQRLPSEASADAERLKEPSTAQSHTPGDTSLSLALSLGQSTDSLGPYGDGDGSESQVPPKRLSLVDRQPSTVEYLPGMMHSSSPKGLLPKFSSWSLLKLGPAKSYNCHTGLEQPGFLPGSSFLLAWDLVIRSRSEEDTGLTEPLDGGPSSWPAPNKSLVGKRGTTGGLGRSRRRDDAARVFVGFEYEDSRGRRFISCGPDKIVKALGPGGAKDPATRVLNTDMPLYVPSPSQGRGLKPHFAQLARLFIVVPDAPLEITLNPQVQPGPPPCPVFYMEQSEVVLPPDGFWVLRFPYSYATDRGPCFPPKENQPLNNFKVLRGVLRASTANPPPP; this is encoded by the exons ATGAAGGAAGCGAACATGTCGCTGCCGGTGAGTGTCGGAGCTCTGCTTCAGGCGGAGCCCCGGGAGGACGCTGCTTTCCGGGACGACGGCCTCTGCGTCGTCGGCATCTTCGGGAAAAGCAACACGCAGCCCGGACCGATGAAGGAGTCCCTCATCAACGCCATGGTGGACAAACACGTCTTCTCGCTGTTCGATGGGGCGGAGGACGACGACGACGCGACGGACAGCCACATCCAGGCGCTCTACAACCAGGAGAACCGGGTTCTGTACCTGCTGCTCTCCTCCGTGTCCGACAGCCGGCAGCTGCTGCGGGCCTGCCGGTCCCTGAGCGCCGGGGTCAGCCACTCCGACGCGCACGACTTCTGGAAAGGCCTGGACCGGCAGCACTGCCTCCACCTGCTCTACATGTTCTCCGTGTGCCACGTCCTGCTGCTGGTGCACCCCAGCCAGACCTTCGATGTGACCTACGACCGTCTCTTCAGAGCCCTGGACGCCCTGCGGCAGAAGGTGCTGCCTCTGATCCGGGCTGCCATCAAGGACTGCCCGGTGTCCAAAGAGTGGAAGCTGAACTGCAGACCCTGTCCTCCACGGCTGCTCTTCGTCTTCCAAATGAATGCCAGCCTTAAG GTCTCCACAAACGGCTCGGAGTCTGGAGGAAACCCCGACAAGCCCAAAAAGCACTCACCGAGGAGGCGGCTGCAGCATGCTCTGGAGGACCAGATTTATCGGATCTTCCGTAAAAGCAGAGTTCTGACCAACCAAAGCAGTAACTGCCTGTTCACCGTGCCGGCCAACCAGGCGTTTGTGTACGTGGTGCCGGCGGCGGACAAGGACCCGGTGAGCACTTTGCTCGGCCAGCTGCGGTCCAACTGCATCCTGTCGGAGCAGGAAATCCCGGCACCGGTGACGGGACCCAGACGGTACCAGCAGATGCGACGGTCGGCCCGGCAGCCCAGCTGCAGTGGGGATTTGATCGGCTCAATGGGGGGCAGCCAGCTGGTGGACTGCAGCTTGAAGGAGTTCCTCTGGCAGCACGTCGAGCTGGTGCTGACCAAGAAAGGCTTCGACGACAGCGTCGGCCGCAACCCGCAGCCGTCACACTTCGAGCTGCCGACCTACAACAAATGGGTCCAGGTCGCTTCCAAACTCTTCCAGGTTCTAATCACAAACACGGACGAAGAGTTGGCTGAGCTGGCCGCGAAAGTGCAAGGCCAGGTGAAGGTTTTAGACGGTTTCCTTGACGCCGACACAAAGTTTTCGGAGAACCGGTGCCAGAAAGCTCTGCCTCTGGCTCACAGCGCCTACCAGTCCAACCTCCCGCACAACTACACCACAACGGTGCACAAAAACCAGCTGGCGCAGGCCCTGCAGGTGTACAGCCAGCATGCACGCGGTGTGGCTTTCCAGCGCTACGCCCTGCAGCTGCACGAGGACTGCTACAAGTTCTGGAGCAACGGGCACCAGCTGTGTGAGGAGAGGAGTCTGACGGATCAGCACTGCGTTCACAAGTTCCACCTCCTGCCTCAGCCCG GAGAGAAGCCGGACTTGGATCACAACCCACCCGTCATGAACCACAACAGCAGGGGGCGCTCCACCAGCTCCTGTAACTGCGGCCGGAAACAGGCTCCTCGCGAGGATCCGTTTGACATCCAGGCTGCAAATTACGACTTCTACCAG ATGCTGGAGGAGAAATGCTGCGGGAAGCTGGAGAGGATCGAGTTTCCCGTGTTCCAGCCCAGCACTCCCGACCCGGCGCCGGCCTCCAACCAGACCCAGCGGCTCCCGTCCGAGGCGTCGGCCGATGCGGAGAGGCTGAAGGAGCCGAGCACCGCTCAGAGCCACACGCCCGGAGACACCAGCCTcagcctggctctcagtctggGCCAGTCCACCGACAGCCTGGGGCCGTACGGGGATGGAGACGGGTCTGAGAGCCAGGTCCCGCCCAAGAGGCTGAGCCTCGTTGACCGTCAGCCGTCCACTGTGGAGTATCTCCCGGGGATGATGCACTCCAGCTCCCCCAAAGGTCTCCTGCCTAAGTTCTCCAGCTGGTCGCTGCTGAAGCTGGGCCCGGCCAAGTCCTACAACTGCCACACTGGCCTGGAGCAGCCAGGTTTCCTCCCCggctcctccttcctcctggcCTGGGACTTGGTGATCCGCTCCCGATCGGAGGAGGACACGGGACTGACGGAGCCTCTGGACGGGGGCCCGTCGTCGTGGCCGGCCCCCAACAAGAGCCTCGTTGGAAAGCGGGGCACTACCGGGGGGCTCGGCCGGAGCCGCAGGAGGGACGACGCTGCTCGGGTCTTCGTGGGGTTCGAGTACGAAGACAGCAGGGGCCGACGCTTCATCAGCTGCGGGCCCGACAAAATAGTGAAGGCTCTGGGCCCGGGTGGCGCCAAGGACCCCGCCACCAGGGTGCTCAACACCGACATGCCCCTTTACGTCCCGTCTCCGTCGCAGGGGCGAGGTTTGAAGCCGCACTTCGCTCAGCTGGCTCGTCTTTTCATCGTGGTGCCTGACGCGCCGCTGGAGATCACCCTCAACCCGCAG GTTCAGCCCGGTCCTCCTCCGTGCCCGGTCTTCTACATGGAGCAGTCGGAGGTCGTGTTGCCGCCCGACGGCTTCTGGGTTCTGCGGTTCCCGTACTCCTACGCCACGGACCGCGGGCCCTGCTTCCCCCCGAAGGAGAACCAACCGCTGAACAACTTCAAGGTCCTGCGAGGCGTCCTGAGGGCGTCCACCGCCAACCCTCCGCCGCCGTGA